From Calothrix sp. PCC 6303, a single genomic window includes:
- the murD gene encoding UDP-N-acetylmuramoyl-L-alanine--D-glutamate ligase: MSKAHVIGFGKSGVAAARLLKREGWEVTLSDLNTSPVLSAQQEKLAAEGITVKLGYSLDFGESQLPQLIVVSPGVPWDIPTLLKARELNIETIGEMELAWKYLNHVPWVGITGTNGKTTTTSLIAAIFAKAGLNAPACGNIGYAACEVALEYAGNKQKSEQENEKVGELVPPASDEKSLDWVIGEISSYQIESSSTLAPRIGIFTTFTPDHLARHKTIENYYNIKAKLLQHSQLQIINGDDVNLKKIGLKDWSDAYWTSIQGEESLIGEKGFYIEDGWIIEKLTSIPKKVIKTSTLRMLGSHNLQNLLMSVAAARLAGIEPEIISQAITEFPGVPHRIEHICTWEGIDFINDSKATNYEAAEVGLGSMTSPTILIAGGEAKEGDDSAWIAKIKENAIAVLLIGNAASQFAHRLEVSNYTSYEIVETMANAVKRSSEIAKEKQASVVLLSPACASFDQYPNFEIRGDDFRKLCLELH; the protein is encoded by the coding sequence ATGTCCAAAGCTCATGTAATTGGATTCGGAAAGTCCGGTGTTGCTGCGGCAAGATTGTTGAAGCGGGAAGGTTGGGAGGTGACTTTGAGCGATCTTAATACCTCCCCTGTCCTCTCCGCACAACAAGAAAAACTTGCTGCTGAAGGAATTACCGTAAAACTCGGTTATTCCTTAGATTTTGGCGAATCCCAATTACCCCAGTTGATTGTAGTTAGTCCTGGTGTACCTTGGGACATCCCCACATTACTGAAAGCGCGAGAATTAAATATCGAAACCATCGGTGAAATGGAATTAGCATGGAAATACTTAAACCATGTTCCCTGGGTAGGAATCACAGGTACCAATGGTAAAACTACCACCACATCCCTGATTGCTGCTATCTTTGCCAAAGCAGGTTTAAACGCTCCCGCCTGCGGTAACATCGGCTATGCTGCCTGCGAGGTGGCTTTGGAATATGCAGGAAATAAGCAAAAGTCAGAACAAGAGAATGAAAAAGTAGGGGAGTTAGTTCCCCCTGCCTCTGATGAAAAGTCTTTAGATTGGGTAATTGGTGAAATTAGCAGTTATCAAATTGAATCTTCCTCCACCCTTGCACCCCGTATCGGCATCTTCACAACATTTACACCAGATCATTTAGCTCGTCACAAAACAATAGAGAATTATTACAATATCAAAGCCAAGCTATTACAACATTCCCAACTCCAAATCATTAACGGGGATGATGTAAACTTGAAAAAAATCGGTTTAAAAGATTGGTCAGATGCTTACTGGACAAGCATCCAAGGGGAAGAATCCCTAATTGGCGAAAAAGGTTTCTACATTGAAGATGGTTGGATTATCGAGAAACTCACATCCATACCCAAAAAAGTTATCAAAACATCTACACTGCGAATGCTTGGTTCCCACAACCTGCAAAACCTCCTCATGTCAGTGGCAGCAGCAAGACTCGCAGGAATTGAACCCGAAATTATCTCCCAAGCAATCACGGAGTTTCCCGGTGTTCCCCACCGCATCGAACATATCTGCACTTGGGAAGGAATTGACTTCATCAACGATAGCAAAGCAACCAACTACGAAGCAGCAGAAGTTGGTTTAGGATCCATGACAAGTCCCACAATTCTCATCGCTGGTGGTGAGGCAAAAGAAGGCGATGATTCCGCCTGGATTGCTAAGATTAAAGAGAACGCGATCGCTGTTTTGCTCATCGGTAATGCTGCATCCCAATTTGCTCACAGACTTGAGGTGTCAAATTACACAAGCTATGAGATAGTTGAAACAATGGCGAATGCAGTCAAACGCTCTTCAGAGATAGCAAAAGAAAAACAAGCTTCAGTAGTATTACTATCACCAGCTTGTGCTAGTTTTGACCAATATCCCAACTTTGAAATCCGTGGTGATGACTTTCGGAAACTCTGTTTAGAATTACATTAA
- a CDS encoding IS4 family transposase yields the protein MLDILSLLQCFLPQINATTMKQLNQIILAMLAMSGRVTMLGISRWTGSGGSYRTMLRFFHTVIPWATLFWLFFRKHLFRANEVYLLAGDEVVVSKSGKKTYGLDRFFSSLVSKPISGLSFFTLSLVSVEQRHSFPIQIEQVIKNDIEKSSVSLRPEIKAKEKRGRGRPKGSKNKNKTEVILTSELLRIKKMINELVKLVANFIPLTYLVLDGHFGNNNALQMARQVNLHIISKLRHDSALYIPYQNPDPNHRSRRKYGDKLDWRNISDEYLRQSSIEEDIQTDSYQATLLHKEFAQSLNVVILVKTNLKTNARSHVILFSSDLKLSSEKIIDYYKLRFQIEFNFRDAKQFWGLEDFMNIGQTAVTNAANLAFFMVNLSHHLLADFRILNPDSGIIDLKAHYRGFRYVHEILKMLPEIPEPILLTQIFAKLTSLGRIHHVSTGVESS from the coding sequence ATGCTTGACATTTTATCATTGTTACAATGCTTCCTGCCGCAGATAAACGCTACAACGATGAAGCAATTGAACCAAATAATCTTGGCAATGTTAGCGATGAGCGGGCGAGTCACTATGTTGGGAATTTCTCGTTGGACAGGTAGTGGTGGTAGTTATCGGACGATGTTGAGATTTTTTCATACGGTAATCCCTTGGGCGACATTGTTTTGGCTATTTTTCCGCAAGCATTTGTTCCGTGCGAATGAGGTGTATTTACTTGCAGGAGATGAAGTTGTAGTAAGTAAATCCGGGAAAAAAACTTATGGGTTGGATAGATTCTTTTCCAGCCTAGTAAGTAAGCCAATATCAGGGTTATCTTTCTTTACATTATCATTAGTAAGTGTTGAACAAAGGCACTCATTTCCAATTCAGATAGAACAGGTAATAAAGAACGATATAGAAAAAAGTAGCGTATCGTTAAGACCAGAAATAAAAGCCAAAGAAAAACGTGGACGTGGACGACCAAAAGGGAGTAAAAATAAAAACAAGACCGAAGTAATTCTTACGTCTGAATTACTCAGAATTAAGAAGATGATTAATGAGCTAGTCAAGCTGGTAGCTAACTTTATCCCACTGACTTACTTAGTCTTAGATGGTCATTTTGGAAACAATAATGCTTTGCAGATGGCTCGACAGGTCAACTTACATATAATTTCCAAGTTACGCCACGATTCAGCATTATACATACCTTACCAAAATCCTGACCCTAATCATCGTTCACGCCGTAAATACGGAGATAAACTAGACTGGCGTAATATTTCTGATGAATATTTGCGTCAAAGTAGTATCGAAGAGGATATCCAAACCGATAGTTACCAAGCTACTTTACTGCACAAAGAATTTGCCCAGTCCCTGAATGTAGTTATTTTGGTGAAAACAAATCTGAAAACTAATGCTCGCAGTCACGTAATTCTGTTTTCTAGTGACCTAAAGTTGTCATCTGAGAAAATAATTGACTACTACAAACTACGCTTTCAGATCGAGTTTAACTTCCGTGATGCCAAGCAATTTTGGGGATTGGAAGACTTTATGAACATCGGTCAAACTGCGGTGACTAATGCTGCTAATCTAGCATTCTTTATGGTTAATTTATCTCATCATCTTCTCGCTGATTTCCGCATCCTGAATCCCGACTCCGGCATTATTGACCTTAAGGCTCATTACCGTGGTTTTCGATATGTTCATGAAATCTTAAAAATGCTTCCAGAAATTCCTGAGCCTATTTTATTAACCCAGATTTTTGCCAAGCTTACTTCTTTAGGGCGTATTCATCACGTTTCTACGGGTGTTGAATCCTCTTAA
- a CDS encoding AAA family ATPase: protein MTRSLKVSPEYIQKVKSALQANGYPSQQSLASGVGLALSTVKNFLAGKPVEYLNFIEISEKLGCDWQKIADKQPGNGTSSTKNETSPFITGLPIIQPHQFFGREKELKRLFNLLKRHPLQNAAIIGKRRIGKTSLLHYLKSITTAPIEQLRPNQKSDWLQNPEIYKWIFVDFQDSRMASRENFLGYILESLGMQLPNPCNLDNFMDLLSGNLRNPTVILLDEIGVGLQRCPQLDDEFWETLRSLATNQTDGNLAFILATHESPIDLARSNGHSSPFFNIFGYTATLGSFKEQEAQELIASSPIPFPEDDVEWIIQQSQHIPLLLQILCREKLFTLEDRDDNNWREEAMEQIQPFMHLLD from the coding sequence ATGACGCGATCGCTTAAAGTATCCCCTGAGTATATACAAAAAGTAAAGTCAGCCTTACAAGCCAATGGCTACCCTAGTCAGCAGTCTTTAGCTAGCGGTGTTGGTTTAGCGCTTTCCACAGTCAAAAACTTCCTTGCCGGGAAACCTGTGGAATATCTTAATTTCATTGAAATCAGCGAAAAACTGGGTTGTGATTGGCAAAAAATAGCTGACAAGCAACCAGGAAACGGAACATCTTCAACAAAAAACGAAACCTCACCCTTTATTACAGGTTTACCGATTATTCAACCTCACCAATTTTTTGGACGTGAGAAGGAATTAAAACGGTTATTTAACCTCCTCAAACGTCATCCCCTGCAAAATGCCGCAATTATCGGTAAAAGAAGAATTGGTAAAACCTCGCTGCTGCATTACCTAAAAAGTATTACCACTGCCCCAATAGAACAATTACGTCCAAATCAAAAGTCTGATTGGCTACAAAACCCCGAAATCTATAAGTGGATTTTCGTAGACTTTCAAGACTCGCGTATGGCAAGCAGAGAGAACTTTTTGGGTTATATTCTCGAATCTTTAGGAATGCAACTACCAAATCCTTGTAATTTAGATAACTTCATGGATTTACTTAGCGGTAATTTGCGAAACCCCACAGTTATTCTACTTGACGAAATCGGCGTAGGTTTACAACGTTGTCCTCAATTAGACGATGAATTTTGGGAAACTTTGCGTTCTTTAGCAACTAACCAGACAGATGGTAATCTCGCGTTTATTTTAGCAACCCACGAATCACCAATTGATTTAGCCCGCAGTAACGGACATAGTTCACCATTCTTCAATATTTTTGGCTACACGGCAACCTTGGGAAGCTTCAAAGAACAAGAAGCACAAGAATTAATTGCTAGTTCTCCAATTCCTTTTCCTGAAGATGATGTGGAGTGGATAATTCAACAAAGTCAACATATACCTTTGTTACTACAAATTCTCTGTCGGGAAAAATTATTTACTCTAGAAGATCGAGATGATAATAATTGGCGTG